A genome region from Anastrepha obliqua isolate idAnaObli1 chromosome 4, idAnaObli1_1.0, whole genome shotgun sequence includes the following:
- the LOC129243826 gene encoding maternal protein tudor — MSSVSSAASAQSVASTTGTDTTKRLQITHVDAFGPYLRIYGQMNPDAMTVVRNKIQQLLPTSLAIDPTWPVQRQQVPLRIGTMCLYKSTKGAVPAGSEFMRVRILDVISTITQGQKPLVQVEVEFIDYGGKALVASYELLFPQQQQDALSSMPTICAPYILLGICKDFKAADLEEITRIINRQTLEISIEFEFKQYKFITMKWKEFNFAEFLIHQKKIGAPIANELLRDNFAKFFKQQAQKEQQQTQQLKSALPAQQPKTHHLTASQQQQQLQKQAMQMYNAAGGNINNNNYYAINHNNNVSPISGIYPAMGRSLSSRLQQYQLQQQQLPAHLAMSPHIVMNLQRPIQPRMPHTIGNLRSLYVPYTAPNYQQQNAYDGFSPKVMVPQPVASQMSSVSYANSYNARYQRPQPQHQPKDVTTSPENEKQSLKTSPRRATTATFKTNNLTVGKTYDVYVSFVENGPCLFSVQLAVAQNDLTEMMNRIERVQLKQFSDKPTLGTACIARYSEDGQLYRALITGVQTTACKVVYIDYGNAELVKYKDLYEIPDEFLEAKAFAIRFTLSGHKELEPIDESLKKAFKDLMMYKNCRLKVMPLEGPPLVQYCELYLQQNNVLDMLKEIQKCRLVYPKSENLNNNDIVEIRYIDSPKHFYVQKADNISKFEHLMDDMYLYYNKNQVVPNHLALGAPCIVKYDNEWYRAEVMRADSTAIIVRHVDFGYEQKVTKNLLSIIAEKHLKLPRQAVQCCLKGFENNELSKDLATNQFEMLAEESNRQRRSFTVKVFRIQPDGVHLVNLCTKDLNVMKKLYKLSMPFEQYLTLEKEEFNVHSHNGHQNRHAGGHDNGNKTPSIASSNDLSSLQSNKKTAQLLNSTPLQNDEHMPQKPQQQQQTRKANSRTSNNKVNTASSSAPTSSIQGTLSVEWDKQSSTSSMDNRDSRSSSSDLKQNKRQQQRQGSNAQQSPTSQNCLNVSNTGSGGDRRSVGSGASSVASYNHKPRGGGHQIPPRFQNENRRQKKEHQAAAIPQRQQRPQNAPQGYSQQRNKTDTNASTTSSQRSNDVVSEVASIASEPLITQLPEEYMPLNQAFPVQHLDTPSREEVIICWWISPHQFYTHLKSRLPEFERLMRDIQLFYKKKSLQQLQLKVGSYVIARYRKENLLYRARILACNQMLRKYKVHFVDFGNQYTVTSEDIWQVEKRFATLPVMAHLCSFSGIVSNYDHLYIIDRMEKYLPAGATLSCEYIEREEEMYYVNVKLNGVSLKETLKKEGIITEVAPELRLSLLAGQQIRVKISFVKDMLNFKIHVNGMRDEVQLLCCYDDVRYVKSNPDVAVKFKQFYEGKSCVVNIKDVNDNKVILLRPLVPLLKDDVATFICPQPVILEHFEARVVHVVNAYRVFVHAIAAEEKIVELLNEMYEYYENNDTPLVAYEPEKICAALGSDGNWYRGRITPNSTKDAIEVRYIDYGNTEILDANKLKKLEEKFYMNCSSFAIELNLPVRTLAADAQNKSSKSKKITNTSTDKDAGAMEKLKQLTLVGEPVLDVKALEVQHNHLIAELTLCSGENVVDVLLQSQLIKSRDVDFMRKQLEKDKTNIYEYIELVDLTLEEEDEIEKKTPNKNKNSSTPKKKKQAKTEEKLDKTPIQITKTENTTKETKEIDKQLEVAIPNIITETPQQTQAQPQQTASEIVTTAAPPSPPSPVPYPTPTSPTTASEPQSVAESETDSVDPYADMEHAVLSHCDNPGQFFVHPYDKLDELRKLQENLQIVASSLPKLTTAVNGAHCVSWYSVDKQWYRAKILDAELMVLQFIDFGNTDCVSDASDLKEMSIFPDIKPLCMPCSLPIKPNGTADWVDAANAIFNDSYSKLLNFEYITRGDIYKRSFINLHIDGVNIADRLVEDGFAKHLGLVDSGENCYISHANNIMDFYIQYEKDSKALELIEMYLAENEKLNKLEKFEYGKIVAALFPDDEMWYRAKLLKQVPNLGYEVLFIDYGNTSISPECRQISEEIAKLPPLSKKCALQLPEHCLAWSDAAEEKFCEITAQGETIFTVELREPAADHALVHLFIDGHNINNDLEPLCEHKPLEPELNLSFNTTIQSSIFEIGKVYDAIISHANSPTDFYVQFSKDSIRLDDMTTSLNALGMDVLKDPQIGQLCATVYSEDNALYRARILELVEEPAETPQYRVIFVDFGNEAITDDVRVLPHDLQALQEFSQHCQLAGIADEIGENKAQVAIEAFAQLVEECEGLVKIEFVESREDTTLDQVKLYTASGGEDLGERLLALIASISANATVVVTKPQIADNTCVISHGVSPTHFYIQPKINSLHMELVTKSLTLSDANQLPLLSNDSPVDCVCSAYCAEDDCYYRGRVLKELAADDGYEIFLIDYGNIINTKVIREVPAALSAVPALAWKCKLNVIPEAPEKLINACFATLLEAHFGEIYEIESDDIVTDGSERVHIVKLQANYKDLAEELAEAVAKGDAEKAAAALSPVPTLHNCTIIHVNSPTSFYIQLAEDVPAVEKITDILLDAQTDFQQFTDLHVGALCAAQFPDDMAYYRAEIVQLLDEGKCEVHYLDFGNNAVTDQFRVLPDNMLHTEAYSKHCALDFNFAGNMDVCATFTQLIDSRFSETFQVEFLKTTVEPKICRLFYQDKNVANEVLQLVKIGAGSGLPNGDYAGRGDNDVWNSDKKNATEVVGAGDGAATAQ, encoded by the exons ATGAGTTCTGTTTCGTCAGCGGCGTCTGCGCAGTCAGTCGCCTCGACCACGGGCACAGATACCACCAAAAGACTACAGATCACACACGTCGATGCGTTTGGTCCGTATTTGCGCATATACGGTCAAATGAATCCGGACGCAATGACAGTGGTGCGCAATAAAATCCAGCAATTGCTGCCCACAAGCCTGGCCATCGATCCAACTTGGCCGGTGCAGCGACAGCAAGTACCACTACGTATTGGCACCATGTGCCTGTATAAGAGCACTAAAGGTGCCGTACCGGCCGGCTCAGAGTTTATGCGCGTACGCATTCTGGATGTTATTAGTACCATCACTCAAGGACAAAAACCGCTCGTCCAGGTTGAAGTGGAGTTCATCGACTACGGCGGAAAGGCCCTGGTAGCCAGTTATGAG CTCCTCTTCCCTCAGCAGCAGCAGGATGCCTTGTCATCCATGCCCACAATATGCGCTCCATACATCCTATTGGGCATTTGCAAAGACTTCAAAGCAGCAGACCTGGAGGAAATTACACGTATAATCAATCGTCAAACACTAGAAATATCCATTGAATTTGAA TTTAAGCAGTACAAATTCATTACTATGAAATGGAAGGAATTCAATTTTGCTGAGTTTTTAATACATCAAAAGAAAATAGGCGCTCCAATCGCAAACGAATTGCTACGTGATAATTTTGCCAAGTTTTTTAAGCAACAAGCACAGAAGGAGCAACAACAAACGCAACAGCTAAAATCGGCATTACCAGCCCAGCAACCAAAAACTCACCATTTAACAGCgtcacagcaacagcaacagctacAGAAGCAAGCAATGCAAATGTATAACGCTGCCGGCGGCAATATTAACAATAACAATTATTATGCCATTAATCATAACAATAATGTATCACCTATTAGTGGTATATACCCTGCTATGGGCCGTTCTCTCTCATCGCGCTTACAACAATATCagttgcagcaacaacaactgccaGCTCATTTGGCCATGTCGCCTCATATTGTGATG AATTTGCAACGTCCCATACAGCCACGCATGCCACACACCATCGGTAATCTGCGTTCGCTTTATGTGCCTTATACTGCTCCAAACTATCAGCAGCAAAATGCTTATGATGgcttttcaccaaaagttatgGTACCACAACCGGTCGCCAGTCAAATGTCTAGCGTTTCATATGCTAATTCATACAATGCCCGTTACCAGCGTCCACAACCACAACATCAGCCAAAAGACGTTACTACTAGTCCAGAGAATGAGAAACAATCGCTAAAAACTTCACCACGTCGTGCTACCACTGCCACTTTTAAGACCAACAACCTGACGGTTGGGAAAACTTATGACGTTTATGTTAGCTTTGTGGAGAATGGGCCCTGCTTATTTTCGGTACAGTTAGCTGTGGCACAAAATGACTTAACTGAAATGATGAATCGGATTGAACGCGTGCAGTTAAAGCAATTCTCTGATAAACCAACTCTGGGCACAGCTTGTATTGCACGTTATTCAGAGGATGGTCAGTTGTATCGCGCACTGATTACTGGCGTTCAAACAACGGCTTGCAAAGTGGTTTATATCGATTATGGTAATGCTGAACTTGTCAAATATAAAGACTTATACGAAATACCTGATGAGTTTCTTGAGGCGAAAGCGTTCGCCATCCGTTTTACACTCTCCGGCCACAAAGAACTTGAGCCAATTGATGAAAGTTTGAAGAAGGCATTTAAAGATCTAATGATGTATAAGAATTGTCGTTTGAAAGTGATGCCATTAGAGGGGCCGCCGCTGGTGCAATACTGCGAGTTATATTTACAG caaaacaaCGTTCTTGATATGTTGAAAGAAATTCAGAAGTGCCGTCTGGTATATCCAAAGtcggaaaatttaaataataacgaCATTGTTGAGATTCGCTATATCGATTCACCGAAGCATTTTTATGTGCAAAAGGCTGATAACATCTCAAAGTTCGAACACCTTATGGACGATATGTACTTGTATTATAATAAGAATCAAGTTGTACCGAATCATTTGGCACTTGGCGCGCCTTGCATAGTGAAATATGACAATGAATGGTATCGTGCTGAAGTGATGCGTGCCGACTCGACTGCCATAATTGTGCGCCATGTTGATTTCGGTTACGAACAAAAAGTCACCAAAAATTTGCTCAGCATCATAGCTGAAAAACACCTGAAACTGCCACGCCAGGCGGTACAGTGTTGCCTAAAAGGTTTCGAAAATAACGAACTTAGCAAAGACTTGGCCACCAATCAATTTGAAATGCTCGCCGAGGAGTCGAATCGCCAACGACGTTCGTTCACGGTCAAAGTCTTCCGCATACAACCAGACGGAGTACATTTGGTCAACCTCTGCACTAAAGACttgaatgtaatgaaaaagctTTACAAACTTTCGATGCCCTTCGAGCAGTACTTAACATTGGAGAAAGAAGAATTTAATGTGCACTCTCATAATGGGCATCAGAATAGACACGCGGGCGGGCATGATAATGGTAACAAAACACCATCGATTGCTTCTTCAAATGATTTATCATCGCTGCAATCGAATAAGAAAACTGCACAATTACTTAATTCCACTCCTCTTCAAAATGATGAACATATGCCGCAGAAGcctcagcaacagcagcagacACGAAAGGCAAATTCACGTACCTCCAATAATAAGGTCAACACCGCTTCTAGTAGTGCTCCGACCAGCAGTATCCAGGGTACACTTTCGGTGGAATGGGATAAACAAAGTTCGACCAGTTCAATGGATAATCGAGATTCACGTTCGAGCTCAAGCGATCTGAAACAGAATAAACGCCAGCAACAACGACAAGGATCGAATGCACAACAATCGCCAACATCGCAAAACTGCTTGAATGTTAGTAATACTGGCAGTGGTGGCGACAGGCGTAGTGTGGGCAGTGGCGCTAGCAGCGTCGCAAGTTATAATCACAAACCGCGCGGTGGCGGTCATCAAATACCGCCACGTTTTCAAAACGAAAATCG TCGGCAGAAAAAGGAGCATCAGGCCGCAGCAATACCACAACGTCAACAACGTCCACAAAATGCGCCACAAGGCTATTCACAGCAACGCAACAAGACTGACACTAATGCTTCCACCACTTCGTCACAACGTTCCAACGATGTAGTCTCCGAAGTGGCCAGCATTGCAAGTGAACCTTTAATAACACAATTGCCGGAAGAATATATGCCGCTGAATCAAGCATTCCCTGTACAACATTTGGACACACCATCGCGTGAAGAAGTGATCATTTGCTGGTGGATCTCACCACATCAATTCTACACACATCTCAAGTCACGTCTTCCCGAATTCGAGCGTTTGATGCGTGACATACAGTTGTTCTATAAGAAGAAGTCTCTCCAGCAATTGCAATTAAAAGTTGGTTCCTATGTCATAGCGCGATATCGCAAGGAAAATCTACTCTACCGCGCGCGCATATTGGCTTGCAATCAGATGTTACGCAAGTACAAGGTGCACTTTGTGGATTTCGGCAATCAATACACCGTCACCTCCGAGGATATTTGGCAAGTGGAGAAACGTTTCGCTACTTTGCCTGTCATGGCACATCTATGTAGCTTCAGTGGCATAGTCTCGAATTATGATCACCTCTACATAATCGATCGCATGGAAAAGTATTTGCCCGCAGGTGCAACACTTAGTTGTGAATACATTGAGCGCGAGGAGGAAATGTACTATGTCAATGTCAAACTAAACGGCGTATCACTTAAGGAGACCTTGAAGAAGGAGGGTATCATTACCGAAGTAGCACCTG AATTGCGCCTAAGCTTATTAGCTGGACAACAAATACGCGTGAAAATATCGTTTGTAAAAGATATGCTAAACTTTAAAATTCACGTTAATGGCATGCGCGATGAAGTGCAATTACTCTGCTGCTATGACGATGTACGCTATGTAAAATCGAATCCTGATGTAGCTGTGAAATTCAAACAATTCTACGAAGGCAAATCGTGTGTGGTCAATATAAAGGATGTCAATGACAACAAAGT CATTCTTCTACGCCCACTTGTGCCATTGTTAAAGGATGATGTGGCAACATTTATTTGTCCGCAGCCTGTTATTTTGGAGCATTTCGAGGCTCGTGTGGTTCATGTGGTCAATGCTTATCGTGTATTTGTCCATGCAATCGCCgcagaagaaaaaattgttgaactaCTGAACGAAATGTATGAATATTACGAAAATAACG ATACTCCATTGGTTGCATATGAGCCGGAAAAGATTTGCGCAGCATTGGGCAGCGATGGCAATTGGTATCGCGGGCGCATCACTCCAAATAGCACAAAAGATGCAATTGAGGTGCGCTACATAGACTATGGAAACACGGAAATATTAGAtgcaaacaaattgaaaaaactgGAGGAAAAATTCTATATGAATTGTAGTTCATTTGCAATTGAATTGAATCTCCCAGTGCGCACATTGGCAGCCGATGCGCAGAATAAAAGTTCGAAATCGAAGAAAATCACAAATACGTCGACCGATAAAGACGCTGGTGCGATGGAAAAATTAAAGCAGCTCACATTAGTAGGTGAGCCAGTGTTGGATGTAAAAGCTTTGGAAGTACAACACAACCATCTGATTGCTGAGCTCACTTTGTGTAGTGGCGAGAATGTGGTGGACGTTTTACTGCAATCGCAACTGATAAAGTCGCGTGATGTGGACTTCATGCGTAAGCAGTTGGAAAAAGACAAGACAAATATATATGAGTATATTGAGTTGGTGGACTTGACGCTAGAAGAGGAAGACGAGATCGAAAAGAAAACGCCAAATAAGAACAAGAACTCATCCACACCAAAAAAGAAGAAGCAAGCGAAGACAGAGGAAAAGCTGGATAAAACACCAATACAGATTACGAAAACGGAAAACACAACAAaggaaacaaaagaaattgataAGCAACTTGAGGTCGCAATTCCCAATATAATAACTGAAACGCCCCAACAAACACAGGCTCAGCCACAGCAAACTGCATCGGAAATAGTTACTACAGCAGCGCCGCCATCGCCACCATCGCCTGTGCCATATCCCACGCCAACATCCCCAACCACAGCGTCCGAGCCGCAATCGGTAGCTGAGTCAGAAACTGATTCCGTTGATCCCTACGCTGATATGGAACATGCTGTACTAAGCCACTGCGATAATCCCGGACAGTTCTTCGTACATCCATACGATAAGCTGGATGAATTGCGCAAGTTACAAGAGAATTTGCAAATCGTCGCGAGCTCTTTGCCGAAGCTGACGACCGCTGTCAATGGTGCTCATTGCGTTTCGTGGTACTCCGTGGACAAGCAGTGGTATCGCGCAAAAATCCTTGATGCTGAATTAATGGTATTGCAATTTATCGATTTTGGTAATACGGATTGCGTATCCGACGCAAGCGATTTGAAAGAAATGAGCATCTTTCCCGACATCAAACCGCTTTGCATGCCGTGCTCTTTGCCGATCAAACCCAACGGCACTGCCGACTGGGTGGATGCAGCCAATGCGATCTTCAATGATTCGTACAGTAAATTGCTGAATTTCGAATATATCACACGCGGTGATATATATAAGCGCAGCTTTATAAACTTACACATCGATGGAGTCAACATCGCCGATCGCCTAGTTGAAGATGGTTTCGCCAAACACTTAGGACTGGTCGATTCGGGAGAAAATTGTTACATTTCACATGCGAATAATATAATGGACTTTTATATACAATACGAAAAAGACTCGAAAGCGCTGGAATTGATCGAGATGTATTTGGCTGAAAATGAGAAACTAAATAAACTTGAGAAATTCGAATATGGGAAAATAGTCGCTGCCCTCTTCCCCGATGATGAAATGTGGTACCGTGCTAAACTGTTGAAGCAGGTGCCAAATCTGGGTTACGAAGTACTGTTTATTGATTATGGCAACACATCCATAAGTCCGGAATGCCGGCAGATCTCTGAAGAAATCGCAAAATTGCCACCCTTATCGAAGAAATGTGCGCTACAGCTGCCTGAGCATTGCCTGGCCTGGTCTGATGCTGCAGAGGAGAAATTTTGTGAGATAACCGCGCAAGGCGAAACCATTTTTACCGTGGAATTGCGTGAGCCAGCTGCCGATCATGCATTGGTGCACTTGTTTATTGATGGGCACAACATAAATAACGATCTAGAACCTTTATGCGAGCACAAGCCCCTTGAACCTGAACTAAATCTTAGCTTCAACACGACCATACAAtcatcgatttttgaaattggCAAAGTGTACGATGCGATTATTTCGCATGCGAATTCACCAACAGACTTCTATGTGCAATTTAGTAAGGATTCAATTCGTCTGGATGATATGACCACCAGCTTGAATGCGCTGGGCATGGATGTGCTAAAGGACCCACAGATTGGGCAACTATGCGCCACAGTTTATAGCGAAGATAATGCGCTTTATCGTGCACGTATATTGGAACTCGTCGAAGAGCCTGCTGAAACGCCACAATATCGCGTTATATTTGTTGATTTTGGCAACGAAGCCATTACGGATGATGTACGTGTCTTGCCGCACGATCTACAAGCACTGCAGGAATTCTCCCAACACTGTCAATTGGCTGGCATCGCAGATGAGATCGGTGAAAATAAAGCTCAAGTAGCTATCGAAGCCTTCGCCCAGCTGGTGGAAGAGTGTGAGGGTTTAGTGAAGATAGAGTTTGTAGAAAGCAGGGAAGATACTACGCTTGACCAAGTTAAGCTATACACTGCCAGCGGTGGAGAAGATCTGGGCGAAAGACTGCTCGCGCTTATAGCAAGCATCAGTGCAAATGCCACGGTGGTAGTGACAAAGCCACAAATAGCAGACAACACTTGTGTCATATCACATGGGGTTTCACCAacacatttttacatacaaccAAAAATCAATTCATTGCATATGGAACTAGTGACAAAATCTCTAACGCTATCCGATGCTAATCAGCTACCTTTGCTCAGTAATGATAGCCCAGTAGATTGCGTTTGCAGCGCTTACTGTGCCGAGGATGACTGTTACTATCGCGGGAGAGTGCTAAAGGAGCTAGCCGCGGATGATGGATACGAGATATTCCTCATCGACTATGGCAATATCATAAATACCAAGGTTATACGTGAGGTACCAGCTGCATTGTCTGCCGTACCAGCGCTGGCATGGAAGTGCAAACTAAATGTAATACCTGAGGCGCCAGAAAAACTGATAAACGCGTGCTTTGCCACGCTCTTGGAGGCACATTTTGGAGAAATCTACGAAATCGAGTCAGATGATATTGTAACGGACGGTAGTGAGCGCGTACATATTGTCAAATTGCAAGCGAACTATAAGGATCTGGCTGAGGAATTGGCCGAGGCAGTAGCGAAGGGCGATGCCGAGAAAGCGGCAGCTGCTTTATCGCCAGTGCCCACTCTGCATAACTGCACCATAATACATGTCAACTCGCCTACATCATTTTACATACAGTTGGCCGAGGATGTGCCTGCCGTAGAGAAAATCACAGATATTCTATTAGATGCGCAAACTGACTTCCAACAATTCACCGACTTGCATGTCGGAGCACTGTGCGCCGCACAGTTCCCCGACGATATGGCATATTATCGTGCAGAAATCGTACAACTATTGGATGAGGGCAAATGTGAGGTGCATTACCTGGACTTTGGCAACAATGCAGTGACCGATCAATTCCGAGTGCTGCCCGACAATATGCTGCATACCGAAGCCTATAGCAAACACTGCGCATTGGATTTTAACTTCGCGGGCAATATGGACGTATGCGCTACTTTCACCCAACTCATTGATTCGCGCTTTTCCGAAACATTCCAGGTTGAATTTCTGAAGACCACGGTGGAGCCGAAAATTTGTCGACTATTCTATCAGGACAAAAATGTGGCTAATGAAGTGCTGCAGCTGGTGAAAATCGGTGCTGGTAGTGGACTGCCAAATGGAGACTACGCTGGTCGGGGGGACAACGACGTGTGGAATAGTGATAAGAAAAATGCGACTGAAGTAGTCGGTGCTGGCGATGGTGCAGCGACTGCGCAGTAA